The following nucleotide sequence is from Mytilus edulis chromosome 13, xbMytEdul2.2, whole genome shotgun sequence.
acccagtggttgcaaataaactcatcatagataccaggataaaaaattgatatttacgtcagacgcgcgtttcgtctaaaaagacATAAAGTTTGACATAAATTATCAAAGATTTAACAACTTTTGTTGAATGCACATCGTACAATTCGGTGAAATGTAAAAAACTGGTGTAAAGTACTATTATAAAGCTGTGGCTTTGTTTTCCTTGcagtttttattggttttgttataattttactttttactttaccAAAACATTTCAATTGCAACTGAAGGACGTGTATgataaaattgttttgtaaaattacttGTAGGCTATATGTAAACTCCGTATGGTATTTTTCGTCAACAGACGGTGTAGCATCGTAAGAGAAAATGAAATGTTCATAATGAGTGGAACGTATGGTAAAATCAAAAACCATATCTTAaaaatttgcactttttaaaaaaaaacatgttgaaGTTCTTCAAGAAATATTttcctgtttgttttgttttgttttacttctattcttttttttaaatttgtatttgacAACATACTGTCTCTTGAAACAATTCTTCACCATTTAGTGTTTCATACAAGAAAAGacgaaatagtgaaataaataattataattttaatatttcgaTTGTAAAAAACAGCAATCATATCCATTCCACTGTGTAAAACGAGTCTGAATCCGGCCAAGTCACTCCAGAAATGTTAAAATCTCGATCACAGGTCTGAGTAAACATCtgtgaaataaaatcaaaattgatatatgccattcatacatttaaataaaaactatcgaaaaaaatattattctgtATACATTTCACTGAGAATTATCTCTGTAATATTTATGAATTTCACCCACACCAAAAAACACTACAGGTGTTCATGATTTTATGGACGAAGTGAATTGATTCAACCTCTAATCAAAAGGATCTCATGAGATCTCACACTTTGTTCAACTCAAATTCTGTCAGTATCGAGGCAACTTCTACTAGCTGATGATAACATTCCAGCAGCAACGGTATATACCAGCTGGTAGTGAACAGAATAAACACAAGTTTTGTGCGTACGAATCATTTTTTCtcgatttttacaattttattccAAAATAAAAGATATCATCACAGTAATACTTCTGATATTTTAGTCACATGTAATTTGCTAACTGGATTTTCTTCGTCAGTTATACATCCGATTAATAAGTTGCCTATACAATCGATACTCAAACTATATGGGAACTTTATCCCGAATTGTTCTGTATTTTGTAATCCAATGACGTCACCAATCGCGTTTAATACATGCAGAGTACTATTATCAACGTCCGAAATTATAACGTAATTACTCGGACTTATGACCATACCTTCCGGGTTGTATGAATCGTAAACGGTGTTGACGCTATGATGACCCTCGTATCTGAATTTAAGATTGCCAGTTTTATCTATTCCTACAATATTTCCAGTATGGCTATGATTTTTCCAGTTAATGATGTATATCATGCCGTCAGAATCTGTAGCAATTCGAGCGAGGTAAGTAAAAAGTCTGTTCCCCGATTTATCAAATTCAAACGATTGAGTTTGTTTATAATTAGAATCAAACACGGCTAATTGTCTCTTTGAACATTCAGTAAGATCATACTTTGGACCATTATCCCGAAGACCAATCATCAGATTGTCGTCACTAGTTAGGTGCACCGCAAGTACTATCATCGGAGGAGCATAGTACAGAGTTCGTTGATCATCGTCTGTGGACGTTCGTATTCTTAATTCATGCCCAGAACGAGGCGAGAATACTATGTCGCCAATACGACTCAAAGCAAAATCAAAGCATTCGATATCGAAGTTTTGTAGAACTTCCATGGAGTCTTTAGTAAGTTTGACCTTTGTGAACTTATAATGTGGATCGTTTGTTATATGATTGTAATACACCATTCCGTCATTAGAACACTCAATATTGTGTATCCCTTCCAGCGTCACATATCTGTTTAACACTGCTACTATAACGTTTGATGTAATAGAATCATGGCCAACAGAAATAAGTTCGTTTTTATGCTTTCCCATTTCTTAAAACGATTGTAAAAATCTTACTGTTTCCGTTCCGGATAGTCGatcatgtttataaataacaCATTGCGTCAATagagttaaaaataaatattaaattagaaAATCTATATATTTAGTGATAGTAAGTATTAGTGTTATACTAATTTAACCAGCTCATGGCATGaatgaatatgtaattttaaaaagacTCAGCCGATAAAGAAACACATTAATGTTCGCgtcttatttgtatttatatataatagtGTAACTTGACATAAAATCCACTGTTATTGACAAGTCGTATTGAATTAAGTGGTTGATTGAAATCTGATtgagattcaatattttattttagacccACTACCTTAAAGCAGGATAATAAATTTCACAAAACAaccataaacaaaaatatttttctatgcATTCAACAATACTTTAACGCAAATTTATTATTCGATagtaatcatttatttatatctttcaaCCACATCCAATCGAAATTGACGAATGCAATTAAAAGTGATAAATTCGCACTCATTTTTTTGCGACTGTCACAAAATATGAGAggtttagatacatgtatatataaacataaggtttaatccaacattttctacataaggaaatggctgtaccaagttaggaataagacagttgtttattattacTTTGATGTATTTATGATTCTGCCAATTGTTGAAGGAATtttcgttttgagttttccttgaAATTCGGTAATTCTGTTATTTAAACTGTCATATCCAGACTTGGCAAAGGCAATTTCCGAAGACAAGGGTCGGTTAAAACTGCTTTTAGAGCGAGGTAAAACCTCTCAAATGCACGATGAATGTTTATATTTTCCCtctatattgacaaaatattgttagagcaatttcagaaagattGTACGGATGGCAAACCCATTATGAGTACATATAACCTTTGACAATTCttactaatgttttcttttgaatAATGATTTTCAAGACTAATACAAAAAGGTTGAAGtccattaaaatttaaaaaaaaacatatatttacctCAAAACGCTCGCTTCCGTCACATTTTATGAAAACTCCAGTGTTCAGTGTAGCTACTCCATGATGAAACTGTGCAACAGCAGTATATTTTGGCAAAGTATCACAGTTCTGAGAAACctaattaaagaaataaaataatatatattattttaattatacgATCGTGTATATCGAAATAAATATACTTCATATAGAATGTAAAACAGCATTCTTATTGATCAAAGAGCAAAGTCATACTTTTGACTTTAACATTggtatttgatttcttttaacCAGGCTTTCAGTAAGTGCTTGAAATGTCGACCCAAAGCGAGAATCATGTATACTTGTAAGTGATAtgacgacgggtgccaaatgtggagtaggatctgctcaccctttcggagcacctaaGACCACCCCTTGCAGCTTTTGGTGGGGTaagtattgcttagtctttacttttttatgttgtgtcttctgtactattctgtctgtttgtctttatttcTTAACCATGGCattgtgagtttattttcaattaatgagTTTGgcagtccctctggtatctttcgtccctatttttcattctttattctgCATATATTATATAAGTGACTGATCTTTGAGGTTTCGTCAACCAATTACCAACGTGGAAAAAAGGACTTCCTCAGATTAAAGGTAAAATTAAACCTAACCATTGGAAAAATTGATTTTACTTTGTGAAATGATCTCGTACTAAGACATTATGGATGCTTTCAACTTAAGAATGTTTAGAACATACATTATTTTGATAAATGCAATAAGAGAGTTGTCAGAAATTCAGTTTTTAATAATGTTAATTCGGTGTTAAATAGGTCAACAAAAGAGACGCCTGCGGAAGCGGCTTTAGCTATACTTTCACCTCTGAGGCTTGTTTATCATTTATTTGCGATGAATTACACTTTTAATCGAATGTTATCTATTACCTGAGCACCAGCTTTCCATTGGTTTAAGGGTTTTGCCGAGCAATGCTTGAACAAGATAGCGTCTGATTCTGACTTTCCATTTGGACATGTTCTAGCATTAGCGTGATTTACTCGATGACCAGATGAAAGTAGGAGAATCAGTTCAAGTTCATTGCAGACAACATAAGAGCGCGCTACAATGAGTTAAAGCAGGTATTTAAACATCTGACACCAACTTAGTAAAAATAGCAATAATGGCTATGAATGTATTAATGTAATAAATTTTAAAGTTAACATTTAGTATTTGTTTGCTGATCTTTCATTCCCTGGAAACTCAGTAACTCATCACAGGAATATCCAGACTACCACTGTTATATggataaaatgtaaaacaacagTTCTGCAATACATTTTGTTCAATTGTTAAAAGGTATGTACATTGTACAACCTTTCGATAGAAAAAACGGATACGAGTTTATTAGTCTGTAAATAGCAAGAGCGTTGCTATTACGATTTAGTGTTTAAGAATACTTTAAAAcgttttcttttgtttatataaacTTTATTTCTGATATGACAATTgatatcaaattgagaatggaaatgtgaaatataccaaagatacaacaacccgaccaaagagcagataaaagTCGAAGGCCACAAATTGGTCTTAAACGCATCGAGAAATCCCGCATCCGGTGGTGGACCCCTTAATaaaaatgtttactagttcagtgaacatgaacgtcatactaaactccaaaatatataaatgaacttaaattaaaaatcccGTACTAGACTAACAAAGACAAGTGACTCATGACTGGGGATATGGCAAACATTCGGCGGGATTAACATATTTTGTGAAATCTCAACCCGCCCCCTATACTTCTTCCttatgtagaataaagaaacacacagcaatacgcacagttaaTCTCGGTTTAAGAAATGTtcaagtccgatgtcagaataggtaacaaaagaaactaagcgaaatgacaatgatacataaattaacataggactactagcagttaactgacatgccagtttCAGATCTCaactaaactgattgaaaaatcatgtcttcattatatgaaaaTTAAGCAAAATCCCTCACGTTGTGGGTTAAGTATCATAGCATCATAAAATATACgggaagaacataacccgtatcatgccaacaacagGTTTCAgattaaatgtgtttatttcaaaAGCAAAGACCCCATATTATATACAAACTCCTTTCAATGTCAATATAAACTGACCAGTTAGAAAACCGTCTGTTGAAACATTTTCTTTGggataattacatatttataaggGCATATTGCAAAAATGCTGCTTTTGTACTTGTACTCGGCTTATTAAAAATACAAACCAGGTTTGAACAGCACgcttaataaaggcaacaatagtataccgctgttcgaaattcataaatcgattgaccaaaaaaccaaatccgggttacaaactaaaactgagggaaacacatcaaatataagaggagaactacgacacaacagaaactaactataatattacaatggccattttcctgacttggtacaggacattttaataaaaaaaaatgcgggTTGAGCCTGgttttgtgacatgccaaacctccggcttttatggcaatgttaaatagaacattaaaatgaaaccattacatgataggactacaatacaaataaatgggagaacatatagaacagagaaacactcgaataatagctaacaaaaggtaccaggtttaaaatttaaaacgccagacgcgtgtttcgtccacacaagactctgacgctctgatgaaaaaagttcgaaagccaacaaaagtacaaagttgaagagctttgaggatcAAAgctttcaaaaagttgtgcccaatacggctagggttttcttcctgggataagaacatccttattatttagaattatTCTTACTGTTTCAAaaagtaaatttttataaaattactatataaTAGACATAAATGAAAAAACGGTGACTAACTAAAAATaaaaacggccttcaacaatgagcaaaagcccaTACATAGTTTGCAAGTCGATTAAGAAGGTACATATCATGTCAATATCCACAAACTGAGGGAATATGTACTGCACACTTTACTGTACTCTTAAAAGGAGTGAGACCTGGTACAGCGACATAATACCTGATTAAACATACAACCAGCCTAGCGAATCCACACTCTGTTAGAATGCCAATCTCGGGAAAAGGACACACTTATTAACATAACAGGTCAGAGGACTTCTCTAACATCAATAAAATTCCTAGGATTAAAATTAGTATTAGTATTTGAACATCACACAGACATGCAACATCTATCACTTGTATTGAAACGGATGCCCTGTAGCAGCTGGAGTTGGCGTTTCGACCAGTCTTATATACGCCATACCTCTACACAAATATGTTATTTCACAAACTTAATAAAATGAATGCagttgtgtatttatacatctcgCACAATAAAACATCATTATCTGCAGGAATGGTTGTAGAAGtagtaaaaacattttataaaattaaaatgttatattttcaatGCCTTGATAAGCCGGTTTGACTCCTTAAAACTCCTCAAAAACCTACCTGTAGCTGCTGGTATGTCAGGGCCGAAAGTTTGTCCTGGCTTAAGTGTCAACGATTGTAATGGATCAAATGTAGGaccttaaacaaaaaaaaaaccaaatactttttttttactttataaaatatcCTTTTgaacttataaaaaataattacaattatCAGCtctttttgtttacattataaacaaaatagtGCTATTTTTATCTTTCGTCAGCTTGAAAATTTAACTTTCAAAGATGTACTAATGTTATTAGGTATTTATTgtgataatttgttttgtttagactGTGAAGGTTATTTTAGTTTATCAATATAGCGGAACTATAAATATCTGTCACACCACTGGGAAATTTAGCTAGATATAACTAGGTTTAACCTATAATTTTCTTCGCctataccaaatcaggaatatgacagttgattttTCACTCGTTCCTTTTGGTTGATTTTGACAGTGTTTATGGACTTCTCCATGAAATAACCTTAGCGTTCCATATTTTATTAGAAATTTTACATTTCATCCAATTAAAAAACTACAAATCATAACAATGCAATTTTTTGCGAACATAATAGAAATATTTTGACTatgaaaaaaacttgtttttcgttcaattacTACACTCAGTCTAGCTATTCAAACTACAGAATATATCAAATTTGCACTATTTTATTATGACATGAAACGTGTATGCAATTAGAAAGTACATCTATATTTGGTTCAAATATAcctgaatttgttttctctcgatcGTTTTATGACTTATGCGATATTGAGATATAATTCATGAATACTACTTAAACCATAACATACCTGTTGTAGTCACTGTAAAAATAAAGGGTGAGAGAtttcattttcagttttttaGATGATCTATGACTTAAGTTGCAACATACGATTAAAAAATCACGATTTGACAGCGTAATGTGAGGTGAGTagttaatatatacatatatagtgatTTAATATGTTTTTCAAACGGTATGAACACACGATCatgatttcaaattttcaaatatctGACAGGTTGAACATAGTTCCCTGGTACCTGATTCTGAAGTACCTTAAACATAACAGTTGTTCGAAGTGTGATATTTAAAGGCAATTGAAATATTATCATTATGATTCAAAATTCAATTCATAATTCTGTAGTGTTCTTCATGATGAGTTAAAAGAGTAAGTTCTTGATTTAAAGTAGACGCAAGAAACATTCTGATTGAA
It contains:
- the LOC139500416 gene encoding protein jagged-1a-like, coding for MHIIEKQRIWELEGCHSNPCLNNGHCYDDGNIYVCICQDGFEGTNCANVTTTGPTFDPLQSLTLKPGQTFGPDIPAATARSYVVCNELELILLLSSGHRVNHANARTCPNGKSESDAILFKHCSAKPLNQWKAGAQVSQNCDTLPKYTAVAQFHHGVATLNTGVFIKCDGSERFEMFTQTCDRDFNISGVTWPDSDSFYTVEWI